Genomic window (Spirosoma sp. KCTC 42546):
ACGCTCACTTTACAACCGATGTTTGGCTGGTGGTGCTGGCAGCTGCGGGCGATACATTTTGTGCCGGAATGGACCTGAAAAGCCTTTCATCGGGTGATCAGGAGGTAATGACCGTACCTGAACCATCAGGGCCAGTTCGGTTGGGAGAGTTGCTGGTGGAATTACACAAACCCTGCATTGCACGCGTGCAGGGACCAGTGTATGCCGGTGGATTTTTGTTAGTAGGAGGTAGCACCTACGTTGTAGCAGCTGAGTCGGCCACGTTTAGTTTGCCTGAAGTCAAGCGCGGATTGTTTCCGTTTCAAGTGCTGGCGCTATTACTTGATATTATGCCCGCCCGTACGGCACTTGATCTTTGTCTGCGTGCCCGAACACTCATGGCCACAGAAGCCTACTCAATTGGATTGGTAACGAGTGTTGTGCCCGCCAGTGAACTAGATGAAGCATTAGGGCGTCTGATCGACGAACTAAAGCAGTTTTCGCCAACAGCAATGCAGGCTGGATTAAGCGCTTACCAACAACTAAAGCGAGAAGCGTCCGAGGAACAGCAGGCGTTTCTGTATGACCAGTTTGTACAGCTTCAACAAACTCCCGATGCCAGGGAGGGGATGGCTGCTTTTCTGGAGAAGCGAAAACCGAAGTGGGGAGGGGAATAAATGGATAATGGATAATGGATAATGTTATTGGTTGATTAGTAGGGGAATGTCTAGTTCATTATTCATTATTCATTAACCTTGCTATTGCTTCGGTAAATCCGGGCAGTTTTCTTTCCGGCGTGTATCAATGATGTTTTGAATCTTCCAGTTACCATTCACTTTCACGAGGGTAAATGCATTGACGCCACAGTGACTTTTGGCTTCCTTCAGGTAAAAAACGTAGGGTGTCCAGGCAGTAGCCAGTTCGGCATCAATCTTTATTTCCATACCCGAGAGCCGCTCATCGAGTGTAAACGCGGGATATTTAGTGACAGAAGCGGCAAACTTACCCATGTCGTCTGTCCGTACCGAAACCGCTCCTTCCTTATTTTTTGCGATAGTTTGCAAGGTTGCACCGGGTAGAAAGGTGTTCTTGATCTGTGTTGAATCAGCTTTTCGCATACCATCGAACATCAGCTTTATGGTAGTGCGGACAGCCGCTTCGTCCTCGCTGGTTTGGGCGAAGGCAGGAAGGCAGGCGAGAATAAGGAGTATGGTTTTCATAGGAAGAACTGGAATGCTGCTGGTTATGATCAATATGATTTACGCTAACAATCAAAACTAATCATGCCGAGCATAACCAGCAGCGTTCCATCGCATTAAATATACTGATTGACAATCATTTCATATAATTCCTGCTTGCCACTGAGTTGTTTTGGCTCACCGTTTTGCATAGCGTACGCACGCAGATCTTCGAGCGTTAGCTCGCCTTTTTCAAAACGTGCCCCCTCACCCGAATCGTAGCTGGCGTAGCGGTCGGCGCGTAGTTTCTTGTATTGCGATTTATCCAGAATGGCTTCGGCGGCAATGGCTGCCCGGGCAAAGGTGTCCATACCACCGATATGCGCGATAAAAATGTCCTCCAGATCGGTAGAGTTTCGGCGCGTTTTGGCATCGAAATTAACTCCGCCCGATTTTAGTCCACCCGCTTCCAGAATTACCAGCATGGCTTCGGTTAATTCATACACATCTACCGGAAACTGGTCGGTATCCCAGCCATTTTGGTAATCACCCCGGTTGGCGTCGATGCTGCCGAGCATATTGTTGTCGGCGGCCACCTGTAACTCATGCGCGAAGGTATGATTGGCCAGTGTAGCGTGGTTGGTTTCGATGTTCAGTTCGAAATCATCCTGCAAGCCATAACGATTCAGGAAGCCAACAACCGTAGCCGCGTCGAAATCGTACTGGTGTTTGCTGGGTTCCATTGGCTTCGGCTCGATGTAGAATGACCCTTTGAAACCCTGCTTGCGCGCATAATCACGGCTGATTTGCAAGAACTTACCTAAATGTTCGGTTTCGCGTTTCATGTTGGTGTTCAACAGCGACATATAGCCTTCCCGACCTCCCCAGAATGTGTAGCCCGAACCGCCTAATTCGATGGTTGCGTCGATGGCGTTCTTCACCTGCCAGGCGCCGTGTGCCAGCACGTGAAAATCGGGGTTAGTACTCGCCCCATTCATGTAGCGTTCGTGCGAGAACAGGTTGGCCGTTCCCCATAGCAGTTTTACCCCGCTGGCTGCCTGTTTCTGTTTGGCGTAGTCGACAATGGCGCGGAAATTTTTCTCGAATTCGGCGTTTGAGTTACCTTCGGGTGCCACATCGACATCGTGAAAGCAGTAATACTCCATGCCTATTTTCGTGATGAACTCAAAAGCCGCATCCATTTTGTCGTGAGCCGCAGCCAGCCGATCGGCGTTGGCATCCCAGGGAAAATGTTTAACCCCCGGGCCAAAGGGATCGGCACCGGTTCCGCAGAAGGTATGCCAGTAAGCCGTTGCAAATCGAAATAGGTCTTTCATCGGTTTGCCCAGAATGAGCCGGTTGGCATCGTAGAACTTAAACGCCAGCGGGTTATCGGACTCGCGACCTTCGTATTGAACCGGCTTTTCCAGAAAAGGGAAATAGGTTTTTTCGCCAAGGGTTAACTGAATGTCAGACATGAGAACGTGGTTGAGTTGATACTTGGTTGAAAAGCGAGTTAACACTGGTTTTTCCTCATTGGATTTTCACAAAAGGGGTCAAGACCTCGTGCCACGGTTTAGATATTACTCTAAAGTAGCCGTGGCACGAGGTCTTGACCCTTTTACAAAACTTATGTAATCAATAATCTTTCAGACCCCTTTCTGCGTAGTTTTTGTTTTGCCTGCCTCTGTCAGGGCTCCGCTCTCCCGGCGGGTCATTTTTTTGACGTACTCAACCCGACGAAACCGAAGCGCGCTCCAGTCTTCGTCGATCGCCACCATCCGAACGGGCTCAAAGCCCAGTTGGCCCAAAAGTGTCCAGCCGGTATCCCGATTGAAATCGCATTTATGTTTCTTCGAACTGCCTTTAGGATACGTCATCCAGAGGATAGCATCACCGGTTAATTTATCTGCTAATACCGGGCTAAGTGTATCCACTTCCTGCTGTGTTTTTACGAAGGCAATGGCAAACTCACCTTTCTGAATTTGTTGGGGATCGGTTACAATGGTGGTTAGGGGACGCATCTCATCGACAACAGGCGAAAATTCAACGGGCAAGTTAATCACCGCGATTTCGGCTTGCGCTTTGTAATTGAGTTTGGCGAAGATGGGGTTCATAGGAATAATTAGTTTCCAGTAAACGCTTATAACTGTAAAACAGACAACCACCGCCCATAGGCATCCCGATAGGCTTCCTGCGCCCGCATATCGGGCTCGATGGTCTTGGTGACGTGTAATCCGGTAAACGCTTCCTGTGCGGTTTTGTAATGGCCAAGTCCCAGGCCAGCTCCTCGGGCAGCGCCCTGGGCACCATCCGTATTGTACAATTCAATAGTTGCTCCCGTCAGGTTAGCCATTGTGTCGCGGAAGAGGGGGCTGAGGAACATATTGGCTTCGCCCGCCCGGATGGTTTGCAAACCTACCCCCACGCTTTCCATAATCTGGATGCCGTAGTAAAGCGCAAATACAATGCCTTCCTGGGCGGCCCGGATCATGTGGGGCAACCCGTGGCGTGTCAACTGTAGCCCGTGAAACGACGCTCCTAAATCGGCGTTTTCGAGCATACGTTCGGCACCGTTACCGAAGGGTAGACAGACTAAACCATCGGCACCAATGGGCGATTCATGCGCCAGCTTATTCATCTCATCATAGCCAATTGATCGATTCAGCATCTGATTTCGAAGCCAGCTATTCAGAATGCCCGTGCCATTTACGCAAAGCAGCACCCCATAGCGTGGCGCTTCCATGGTGTTACTAACGTGTAGAAACGTATTGACCCGCGATTTTGGGTCGTATTTAGCCTGATCACTCACACCATACACCACGCCCGATGTGCCCGCCGTAGCGGCAATCTGACCTGGTTCCAGTACGTTCAGTGAGAAGGCATTATTCGGTTGATCGCCAGCGCGATAGGTGACGGGGGTTCCGGCTGCAAGGCCCAACTCAGCAGCTGCCGAAGCCGTTATCTCGCCCTGTGGAGCAAAGGTTGGCTTGATGGTTGGGATCAAGGATGAGTCGAAACCGAAATAATCGAGTAGGAACTGGGCAGGTTGGTTGGCCTGGAAATCCCAGAATGCCCCTTCCGAAAGCCCCGACGCCGTTGTGACAATATCGCCGGTCATGCGGGCGGCCAGATAATCGCCGGGGAGCATGAACTTGTCCACCTGGGCGTATACGTCTGGCTCATTGGCTTTCACCCAGGCGAGTTTGGCTGCGGTGAAATTGCCCGGCGAGTTCAGCAGGTGGTGTAATGTTCGATCATGGCCCAGCGCGTCGAACGCCTGATTTCCATACGGAACAGCTCGGCTATCGCACCAGATAATGGAGGGTCGCAGTACATTGAACTCCTTATCAACCACCACCAGACCATGCATCTGATACGAAATGCCAATGGCTTTTACATCAGCGGGTTGGATATTAGCCTGTTGCATAACCGCCTTACTGGCTAAACAAGCGTTTTGCCACCAGATCTCAGGCTGTTGTTCAGCGAACCCCACTTGCGGAGATTCGATAACCATTTCAGGCTGAGGGAAAAAGGCCGAGGCTACAACTTTGCCGCTTTCGGCATCTACTAAACAAGCTTTGACAGACGAACTGCCGAGGTCGAATCCAAGGAAATACATGCGGGTACCAGAGTTAGGGAATCTGTTGCGAAAGTACAACGAGAAGCGGATAATCAGTAAGTCCAGTAAAAATGTCTCTTATCTTGCGAATTATTTGGCTTTTATGAAACGATTTATACTTTTTGTCGCCCTCTTCTTACTCATAAAATCGGCTGGTTTTGCCCAAACCGTTACGCCCGATTGGACGAATCAATACTGGCCTTCCCGCTGGATCGTGCACCCCACAGCGCCAACCCGGCAATATGGTATTTATCATTTTCGGAAAGCCATTGATTTAGCGCAGAAGCCAGCTCGGTTTGTCGTTCATGTGTCGGCCGATAACCGGTACCGATTGTTTGTCAATGGCAAGTCGGTAGCGCTGGGGC
Coding sequences:
- a CDS encoding enoyl-CoA hydratase-related protein; the protein is MLYTAEQVTQLPSEGFRYLMVSLDDHVLTITLNRPEKKNALNPPMLAELAFALAYAHFTTDVWLVVLAAAGDTFCAGMDLKSLSSGDQEVMTVPEPSGPVRLGELLVELHKPCIARVQGPVYAGGFLLVGGSTYVVAAESATFSLPEVKRGLFPFQVLALLLDIMPARTALDLCLRARTLMATEAYSIGLVTSVVPASELDEALGRLIDELKQFSPTAMQAGLSAYQQLKREASEEQQAFLYDQFVQLQQTPDAREGMAAFLEKRKPKWGGE
- a CDS encoding nuclear transport factor 2 family protein, with the protein product MKTILLILACLPAFAQTSEDEAAVRTTIKLMFDGMRKADSTQIKNTFLPGATLQTIAKNKEGAVSVRTDDMGKFAASVTKYPAFTLDERLSGMEIKIDAELATAWTPYVFYLKEAKSHCGVNAFTLVKVNGNWKIQNIIDTRRKENCPDLPKQ
- the xylA gene encoding xylose isomerase, which produces MSDIQLTLGEKTYFPFLEKPVQYEGRESDNPLAFKFYDANRLILGKPMKDLFRFATAYWHTFCGTGADPFGPGVKHFPWDANADRLAAAHDKMDAAFEFITKIGMEYYCFHDVDVAPEGNSNAEFEKNFRAIVDYAKQKQAASGVKLLWGTANLFSHERYMNGASTNPDFHVLAHGAWQVKNAIDATIELGGSGYTFWGGREGYMSLLNTNMKRETEHLGKFLQISRDYARKQGFKGSFYIEPKPMEPSKHQYDFDAATVVGFLNRYGLQDDFELNIETNHATLANHTFAHELQVAADNNMLGSIDANRGDYQNGWDTDQFPVDVYELTEAMLVILEAGGLKSGGVNFDAKTRRNSTDLEDIFIAHIGGMDTFARAAIAAEAILDKSQYKKLRADRYASYDSGEGARFEKGELTLEDLRAYAMQNGEPKQLSGKQELYEMIVNQYI
- a CDS encoding xylulokinase is translated as MYFLGFDLGSSSVKACLVDAESGKVVASAFFPQPEMVIESPQVGFAEQQPEIWWQNACLASKAVMQQANIQPADVKAIGISYQMHGLVVVDKEFNVLRPSIIWCDSRAVPYGNQAFDALGHDRTLHHLLNSPGNFTAAKLAWVKANEPDVYAQVDKFMLPGDYLAARMTGDIVTTASGLSEGAFWDFQANQPAQFLLDYFGFDSSLIPTIKPTFAPQGEITASAAAELGLAAGTPVTYRAGDQPNNAFSLNVLEPGQIAATAGTSGVVYGVSDQAKYDPKSRVNTFLHVSNTMEAPRYGVLLCVNGTGILNSWLRNQMLNRSIGYDEMNKLAHESPIGADGLVCLPFGNGAERMLENADLGASFHGLQLTRHGLPHMIRAAQEGIVFALYYGIQIMESVGVGLQTIRAGEANMFLSPLFRDTMANLTGATIELYNTDGAQGAARGAGLGLGHYKTAQEAFTGLHVTKTIEPDMRAQEAYRDAYGRWLSVLQL